AATCTACAATGAACAGCACCACTGCTAACAAACACTGAATTTATAAAAAAGTTGCCCTGTAATTTCACTTTATACCACACCTTAATCTGATTCTAATTCTAATATATCAGTCCTAAACCACAAATCTATTGAAGAAGTGAGGACCCCCATTGCAGCTTGAGCTTTTAATCTTCAACatgaaaaaaccccaaaacagtTTGTTACAAAAATAGAAGTACAAAAAACACCTGCCTCACAGCTGTGTAGTAAAATTACGtctgtgtgtggaaaaatgaTCCTAAGTGTAAACAACTGGCAACTTtcacttctctctttctttgtgtgaCGCATCTCAAAGTGAGATGTCCATTTTGCATCGGAAACAACCGAAATATCCTTCGTTTCCCTGCTCTTTATTACAGTATGTGTCATACagacatttgtaaatgtatgcATGTTCACTGCAAGAACATtcctggttcaaatcccagtttTCCGCCTGAAGCTCTCCTGTACGGAGTTTGCATTGGTCGCCATCTCCCCATGGCTGCAGGGTTTCCTCGGATTCTTTGGCCTCCTCCCAAACAAACGCAGTTAAGTCCATTAGAGGCTCTAAATTGCCtgtaagtgtgaatgtgagtgtgaatgattGTGTGTCTCTGGATGTCGGCCCAGTGATCAGTTGATTTTACCCTGACAGTGTAAAATGGTCTCTAATCTCTCCAATgacctttaaaaaataattggtATTATGAAAgatcattgtttgtttgtttgtttgtttgtttctgtcaactttatttcattcgttttaaaaaaaattcaacataTCAAACAAATCTTTCTAACGGTAATAGCAATGCCAAAAAAttgaaaagaatgaaaaggagtagaaagaagaaaagtaactttttttgtaACTGATTGTGATTCCCTTGTTTGTAATCTCAATTTGTTCCATAAACTGACTCTCTTCACCATGACACTGCGTTCCATCAAACTGGTTCTTCTGGTTCTCTGTTCCCTTAAGCTCGTAAAAACACTTAtctttttccaatttttttctCTTAGTTGCTTTGAAGAATTTTCTTATGCGACTTGTACATTATTTGCATTTTAGCTATTTCATTTGACTTGTTGGATCCCTATAGTGTTTACTACTAAATGAGTCTTATAGTTTTCTCctgtaataaaaaacaatgtgtgtatgtgtgtgtgtgtgtccaactgTCTACACAGTGTGTCAGATATGGACCATTCAGTACATACTTTACTTTGTGTAACGCCTTCGCTTTGTAGCAATAATCTGAGATTTCCAGGTTAAATTATCATCTATGATGACAAACATTACAATACCTTCCACAGTCAATGTCACTCCCATGCTTTTCTCTCATCAACTACACTGTGCacacatttgacaaaataaaatagcagTGAGCATAACTTAGATAAAACCCTTTCAGACGagcaaaacaaatgtaacattttctaTTTAGTTCGATTTATGTCTTCCTAATATTAGTCTTTCATTTAATCTTTGTTGTACGATTAGGTAATATGATGCAGCTAAAAATGTTGTACTCTTTACCAACAATTGTATTACGTAATTATGATCAAGATGCTGTTTTGTGGTAACTGTCATTTTACCTGAAATTGACTGGCAGCCTCTAGGATTCCCTGGACATTTGCTTGTGTGAGGAGGGCTCGGCTGGTGTAGGTGTACTCCAGGAGAAAGCGCATGGTCCCACTGTCCAACCCCTTTATTTGGACAAGCTCCTCATGACTTTCCTTCAGACCACTGCAAAACATCgccctaaaaaaaacattcatgacATCACATTCATTTAGTAAAACCAGCAGTTTCatcacaacaataaaaataataataataacaacaattataataataataataaaaataaaataaaaggacagTGCTTGGTTGTTTTACCTGAAGTAATGACTGGCAGCAGCAAGAATGGCTCTATGGCAAGGGAAGTCATGTCCTTGAACACTCAGAATCACATCAGTTAGATCTTTATTGACTCGCAGAGACTCCAAACCTCTCTGTAGCTCGATTGGTAGACCTCCATCTTCCCAGCATAACTCATTCTCTGCCGTGaagttctctctctcctcatctgGACTGGAGTTGTCTCCATGAAGAGTCAAGGGACAGTCTGTGGTCTTCTCCAGTGAGTCAGTCATCTTCTCAGACGTTCATTAGCCACTTGCTCGTCTCACAACAACATGCTGCCCCTTTTAGGTGCACCTGCACTCGTAAGAAGACGACGAATATAACCCCCCTGTGGTTTGCGATCACAACAAGTTTTTTCCTGTGCTCTTCATACTTCCTATTTCTGTTCTGCGAGGAACATGCACATGCAGCAATGCTTCATACACTTCCTCTTGTTGTGTCAAGTTCAGTTCCTCTTAGTTACCCAACTCTTTATTCAGCACTACAGACAGCTGGTTTCCTTCACTAGATTTCATCAAATAGCCACAActaccaaaaaccaaaaactcaaGTTATATACTTCCTGTATGCTTAGTGGTCTCAAGCAGGTCTCGCCTCTTAACTGTCATCACTCGTCACAATGGCACAAAATGGAGGGCAGCTGCTGCTCATGCTTTATGTCAGCTTTCGTTTTCACCACTGAGATGCTAATACTACTGCTCATGATGACCACAAAGTTGTTTTGTGGAGTGATTAGTAACTATCTAAcattctatattttatatataatttttttaacatattttaatcatatttactgtttattactaatcaatatatatatatatatgtatatatatatgtatatatatatatgtatatatatatatatatacatatatatatgtatacagctGCATTtatgtaatggttaatacaccagcaTATAGAAGCTCTTTaatggaaattatgtttttattgctaaaatataactattattgtttccaatttgatttttttacataaaaaaatctgaaaaaaaatagtaaagctcATTAgtatttcttgattaaaatgtcaaattggATTAATTTACTTTTGccttcctgaacagaaaaaattagttttagtggttgaatgttgttCTTGATTCATTTTTGACTTCTCAAGACAAGCCCAGTGTTCCGGCTCTAATATGTGTATAAAAAGGTGATAAGGCTATAAAAggtataaaaataacaaataacaataatatttttagttttaaacaagttttgaatatttatatattaaatatattatataataaatattcaaaaacatgttcatcTGCCGGTTAAATGATTCTGAGAATCTAAATGTTGTGACAATGGTGAACATTATGTATAGTGACACGCGCTGCACGTCTCAGTTTTGGGGGCATTGGTATAAGTGTCTTTTAAAAATTAGTCATTAGTATTCTATTGTGTGATTCTTATTCCTTTTGTactgtgtgtcttgtttgttttttactttttatatggACCTTGAGTCTGAAAATAAAGCTTATCTATCTAATGTATATATTACTGATACACATGTGATATATTATCATTTACATTGTTGTGAACACGTCAAATTTCGAATTTCCTcttcaaataaacattaaaatacgTCTATTATGGAGCCTTAGCATTAGTTATaacttttctcctctcctcggCCTGAAAGAAGCTGAGATGTGAACATGACACACAcgtagctgctgctgcagaaacagaaGGTTTTTCTCTTCTCCACCAAGTGGCAGTATTGCTTCAACATATTTTTTGAGTCATAGTGTTATCACTTACTTGTTTCCTGCTTCAGTAAATAGGACAAAATTTGACCGAGCTGTTTCctggcaaaacaaaaaaacccagactCTTCGTCTCTCAGAACACGTTACAGTATGTATTAAGTATTAATTGTATGATCCCTGATAAACATGATCATACAGTAAGCATTTATATCAATCATtgtattggaacacatccagaaaaaacaggaaacatgtattCAGTTTTTAATAACAATttctttctgaaaaaaaaaaaaaaaaaaacagtgtttacagGTTTAAGTATCAAGAATTACCCTTAATAACTGCCTTTACACTAGAGCAATAGCACAACCATGTGTTTCTTAAAACCTGAGTgaaaccctaattaatgttattggtaaagCCTGTGTTTGTCTTCCTTTTTCGTGacaacaaatatctgctgtggaAAAACATCTATTCTGCCAGGTTTTTTCAATACATGTATTACATCCACGTGAGGCTGCATGAGTCACACCTATTTGACAGTTtgtataagaccaactttcaatCACCAATCCAAATCCCAATCAGCATTGAATTTAAGAgacgtaaaaacaacaactctaagAAATTGCACATTTATACCAGGAAGTTTGTCCAAATCATTTCATATCACATTTGATGATGCTGCCAAACCATAACGTGTACCGTATCTATGTCAGCCCATACTGTGAGTTTTAACAAACCATATTCAAtctcaggtgtgagtgtgtttttatccTCAAGCTGTTGTTACAGGCTGTTGAAATTGTAGCATGCAGGAAACCTATAGGACTTCCTCTTGTTATACAAACGGAAACATAAACCCCTTAAATGCCTCCCTTtatgaagacaaacacagatttcCACTCAGTGATACCGAGTGCTCCTGTGGTGTGAACACTGTGTTGCTTCTTAAGTCAGTTCAGGATGAGGCATTATATGCTCTCATTTCACTGGAGCAGTCTACTCTTCTGTCTGGGTTTACTTCTGCACAGTGGTAAGTAGATCATTCAATTTCTGCAGTTGCATTTGagttaaatatacatatatatatatatacatatatatatatatatatatacgtatatatatatacatatatatatacaaaggCAATTTCTATTCTTCTAAATTTGTTGTGAATATATACTATATTGTGCTAAACTGTAAATGTATCTGATGAATTTAAAATTCTTTTATTATATGTTACAGCTTTTAGCAGAAACGCACAATTACTGACTCACCTATGACATTCTTTTAGATTTTCCGTAAAATCAAAACAGTTGAAcaattttaatgaaaatatagGCACCTAAATGCATACTTTACACGACATGAAAAATGAAGGACTCATGtaatatattgtaatatactgtatattgtgccTGTGTCTCGCATCTCCATGTCACGATGAGACAAATGTCAGACACCGGAAAGTAGAGTTTAAAGCTTCAAGTCTTCTGTTTCTGCACTTCACACAGGAAAAGCCAAAGTGCACACGGAAATACAAGCTGGGCCTCTGTATCGCGTGCTGGAGACTCCACTCTCCATCTCCTGCAACGTGAGCGGCTTTACCAGCACTGAGACTGAGAAAGAATTTCAATTCATAATCACAAAGCCTGACAGACCCCAACTTGCGATCAACATCATCAGTACCCACGACCAAAACTTTGCATATTCCATGTACAACCGACGCGTGAGGAGCGGGGACATTACTCTGAGACACGCGTCTCCAAACTCTGTTGTCTTTGAGATACAAAGTCTACAGAAAGGCGATGAAGGGGACTATGAATGTTTTGTAGTCAACTCGGAATCTGTTTACAATGGAGTATACAATGCTAAGACAACAGTTAAAGGTAACGGGTTAGCATTCGTCTGTCAAACTGATTCAATTTGATTCTACTTTCAAATGAAACTGCGCCACTGTCTTGTGAGATTcatttgtttcttgtgtttgtgccGCAGTGATCGACAACTCCTTAAGTGTTTCATCATCTGTCTCCACATCTCTGAGCTATAATGAGGGTGATGCTCTCACTTTAACGTGCCAAGCCTCCAGCAACACCATCCAGCACACCCATCTGTCTTTTGCCTGGTATCTCCTTAAAGACGTCGAGGAAGACGCCAAGCCCATCATTTCTTTGGACAGAGATTTCACACTGAGCCCAGGCCAGGGGTTTGAAGAGCGTTACCATGCTGGTCACATAAGGTTAGATAAAACTGGAGAGGCCACGTATAAGCTGACAATGACTCAGCTGGAGGTGTCAGACCGAGGGAAGATCTTCTGTCAGGCTCAGGAGTGGATCCAAGATCCTGATCGTTCCTGGTACACTATCACGCAGAAGGATGCAGAGAAAACAACTCTGAACGTCAAAGCCAGAGGTTAGAAGCCGCTCTCAAATCAATTGTTACACATTAATTGCATAACTTGAGAGATTCActtcttatttttctctctgcagccaTCGTGGCTTTTTGCGAGTATGAGTGCAaatttgtctcactgtgattattttcttgctTTGAGTAGAGGTGATGCCAGACACGGCCTCTCTGGTGGTGAGAATCTCGGCCCAGCAGACGACTCTGCAGGAGGGGCAGGAGCTGTCGCTATCCTGCAACGTAGACACAGCCAATCTAGAGGAAAGGCTCCTCACTGTAGCTTGGCTCCAGGGAAGTGTCGAGGTGGCACGCATCGGGCCTACAGGTGTCCGGTCTGTGGGGCCTGAATACAGTGGccgagagagggaaggagagctCAGGGCTGCCCGAATCGAGGACAGACATTACCGTCTCATACTGCAGCCTGTCAGAACAGAGGACCAGGGAGAGTATTTCTGTCAGGCATGGCACCGGGACAAAGGCCAGGATGGTGCCTTTATACAAGGAGCAGTCCAGAAATCTGGCCCCCAGCGAATCATCATCTCAGCCACAGGTCAGTCAGTAAATAAGCCCACactgactgaaacacacacatcattaaTCCAGGGTTTACTCTCAAATACTGTgtaatttaaaggtccagtgtgtaacattacatcagaaatgtaataaattaCCAAAAGTTTGTACCggtgtataatcacttttaaataaaaatcaattggTCTTATAATATGCCTATTATATGCATGTTAGGGGTGAGaagaggagtcctccatttgttgctCTCTGCATTCTCACCATAAGATAtgactcattcttacacactgaccTTTAATCAATTAATTCTGATAtagcatgtgtttttattattgttttttttttttttttttcaaacactgcAATGCCATtagtctttttccttttcttttgttacaGAAAGTGGACTCTCGGTTGAAATGCAGCCCTTGGTGAATATTATCGAAGGTGACAGGCTGAAGCTCACCTGCAAAGTGcatggggttaaaggtcagctCTCGGTCACCTGGCATCACAGGTCAACCACATCCACAGCGACTGCACTATTACGGGATGTCATCGGTCTAAGTCGGGAGGGTGTTTCAGAGACGGAGGGGGAGTTCCTGAGTCGCGGAGTAAAAGCAACGCGTCCAGCACTCGACACCTTCTCTCTAGAGCTTGATGAGGTCACGCCCACCGATTCAGGTGTTTACCGCTGTACTGTGTCTGAATGGAAAAGCAACAGCAAGATCTACAGCCAGTCGCAAACTACCACTGTGACGGTGACTCCTATAGGTaagatgtctgtctgtctgtctgtctgtctgtctgcgtgacACAAGTTCTACAAGGCAAACAAAAAAGGATGTTGACAGTTACCAAATGGTCTTTTGAAAACAGCTACTGTGTGTCGTCGCTATAATCTGAAAACTTAAACTTGTTAACAGAGGTCTTTTTAATAAGCTGAGGCCTTTTAAGCTGTTTTGTTAATATGCAGTTGTTGCATTAGTGAAGGaaaactgattttctcaattGGTGGTTTAAACTTCAACTATTAGATTGATATGATGAGAGAGGTACTCGATGAATTGCTTATTTTCAGTATATTTTAGTTACTACAGACACATTAACCAACCTATTCTTTAAGAAATAATGAAGACGTTAtcgataagataagatagaatTTACACAATTTACACACAAGTTGCACATTGTCCATAGTGCTGTCATCTTACAAAAATGTTGGGTCAATATAACAGTTCCAGTTccaattatttatatatatatatatatatacatgtgttccAGTGCGAGCACATGTGTTTCCCCACATCCCTTTTTTATCAAACCCCCTCACAGACTCCTGACGACGGCATGATCGCTAACTTCTCCTTTCTCACTCCGCAGACTCATCCGTGAGTGTGCGTCTGATAAGCCGCAAATCCAGTGTCACTGTTGGTGAGAACGTCGAGCTGCTGTGCCGGGTCAAAGGGCCTCGTGTGCCAGTCACGCTGATCTGGAGCCTGCGGCGCGACGCCTCGACTGTAGACAACATCCTGACACTGTACTACGATGGCGGCATCAGCTGGTCTGGCGATCAGCAGCGCTACCAGGTGAAAGTGGAGAACAAACCAAATGAAGTCTTGCACTATCTGCTCATCAACGGTGCAAGCCACAGGGAGGCAGGGATGTACCAGTGCCGGGCATCAGTCTTTGTTAAGAATGTGCACAAGAAGTTGCCTGAATCCAACCAAGTGGCTGTGATGGTGCAGAACCCAGGTATCATTTAGATTTGTAACTTGTAGAACAAGTCTGGGTAAAAGCTGCTCTATTCATTGTACCCTTGTTTCTCAGTTTATAacttttatctctctctttctttctttctcctagTGAGCAAACTCATTCTTACCTCTCCCGGTACCTTGACAAGTGACATCAACGGTGACATAGAAATAAAGTGCTCACTTAGAGCAGACCCCCTCACATTTCCTCGCTATGCTGTCACATGGTTGCGCCATCACCAGGCAGAAAATAAGACAATTATAAGCTCAAACCGCGAGGCCTTAATAACTTTTGGGACCCAGGTAGAGCCGAGTAGCAGACAACGTATCAGCATGAGACGCACTGAAGGCCCGAGTTTTGAGTTGACAGTACGGCAGGCTCAGCTCTCGGATGACGGCTCATACATATGTGAGGTGGTGGAATGGCTGCAGGATCCCCGTGGTAATTGGTTTCAGCTCTCGCCAGTGTCCCAAATCACGGAGGTGAAAGTTGTTGAGCCAGGTGAGTTTGTTTACCATTTGCTCACAGGCAGgattttatttgaatgtcttTATCAAATACTCCTTTTGGCTTACTTTTGGCCAATCAGATCACAGATTATGGATCTAAAGGTCTCAAATGTATTATATAATCTTCAGATAAAACTAAACAatcaactgtttttttccagtgatcctACCTACTGCTGCTTTAACCATATAACAAATCTAATTACCACATCTGGTCCTAccattttttaaatacagtgaaGTTCTCAGGtttctcctctctgcttcctctcGTTCTCCAGCCAACGATCTTCAGTTGGATGTGAAAGAGCACCAGCAGTTTATCACCACAGAGGGGGATGAGGTAGTACTCCAGTGTCACATCATCTCCGGTGCACTCAGCCCTTCTTTCTTCTACAAAGTTGCTTGGCTGTACTCTGGAAACGGTTCTCCCAGCACAAATGTCCCCCTCGTGGAGCTCGATCACAACGGCCTGCTCAGGTACCCAGAGAACCAGGCCCTCGTGGGCCTGCAGGGGCGGCTTCATCTCTACAGACCCACTCAGAGCAGCTTCTACCTCAAAATTCAAAGGGCACACGAGGCAGATAGTGGGACCTTCCAGTGCCAGGTGGATCAATACCAGTTGGATCGCGACGGTCACTGGCAGCAAAAAGCATCCGACAAGGCTGGTCCTATCACGCTGGCTGTGAATGTTGTTGGTAAGATTACAGCATTAACAGCACTTTATAGCTGTAGGCTTTTGCAAGGAAAATGTATGAGGTACTATATGTACTATATGTAATATATTTGTTGGCAGATGAGAAGATTCATACTATTTAGAATTGAGTTTTACTTGTGTTTGTGAAATCCTGTCATCGTACCTGGGTTGTTGATGGTTTCACGCCTTACTGTGTGCTGTGCCCTGTGATGTACATctccatttattcatttattcatttattttctggctCTTTTAAGTCCTTACAGCTGCAGACATCCTTTGTTTCTGCCCTTTTTTAATGACTGTTAATCCCCACTTTGTCTCCTTTGTCTGTCTTCGCCTCATTGAAAAAGAAACTCCTTCAGTTGAATGAAATGTGTCTGTTCACTTTGTGCTTTTATAGAAAAGAACCTGTTCATCGTAATGGACGAAGTGGAGCAGAATGTGAGCAGATCCCAGCACTTCACCGTCCCCTGTCACATCAGCAATCAATCCAGCAGTGAATCTAAGTTCCAGGTCACATGGCTTTGGCAGAGGGATTCAGAAACGGAACAACGCCCCATATTCACTGCTTACCGGAACGCTACCCTACAAGACAGGTTTGACAACGGTGATCAGCTAAGATTTGGTCACAGGCTACCCAACCAGTTCAGCCTCACAGTCACGAAGCCAGCTCCTGAAAATAGTGGCCGATATTCATGTGAGGTAGAAGAGTGGCTCCTGTCTCTGTCTCGTGGGTGGAGGAAGGTTGCGGTGGAAAAGTCAGGATATATGACTGTACATGTTTTTCCAGGAGGTAAACGCACATTTCATTTGATGGGAACTCAACGTAAATTAACCAAATAATGTGGATACAAGTGATGCATGTCTGTGCTTTCTTTGTAGGTCAATCTGAGCCACAGTTTTCAAGTACATGGATTGAGATTTTTGTACCTTTAGTCATCTGCTTACTGTTGGTGATATTCCTGCTGGTGCTGAAGATATGCATGAACAAGGTCTCAGGAGGAAAGAAGCCAGGTCAATCTCTGTGGTTGGAGGATCATCCGCTGAATACTAAACCCAGCGCAGATGAGTGAACCTCATATAGGCCAGAAGTGGAGGGGAGAGTATACAGTCTGAAGATTTAAAATGGACTATTTTTTTATGTGCaataatgttttatactgtaaaatGTTGCACTagacatgtatttttttattcatttgtgtcTCGATGATaattcatgttaaaataaatctgttgatAATGATAATTACTGCCTTATGAATGAGTGCATTTTTATTCAACCatgaaaattaaacatttcGCAGCGAAACCCGCATTTGCATAAACAACAAACCTCATACATCGTATTTGCAACGGGAGTGTTGAGCTAGGCAGATCAACTTTTTATGTGCTGACGCACCAGACAGCTTGTTAGTGTGGCTTTGATGGGAAGAGGTTCAAGCTTAGCACGTCCACGGGAGCAGCTGAGCGTGCAAGATGTGCGATATTAGGCAGTAACTTAGACATAGatgaataaaacaggaagtggtctgCCAAGTTCAAGTCTGTGACTGTGGGAAGACAGTGTGG
This genomic interval from Solea solea chromosome 2, fSolSol10.1, whole genome shotgun sequence contains the following:
- the LOC131445444 gene encoding immunoglobulin superfamily member 3-like, with product MRHYMLSFHWSSLLFCLGLLLHSGKAKVHTEIQAGPLYRVLETPLSISCNVSGFTSTETEKEFQFIITKPDRPQLAINIISTHDQNFAYSMYNRRVRSGDITLRHASPNSVVFEIQSLQKGDEGDYECFVVNSESVYNGVYNAKTTVKVIDNSLSVSSSVSTSLSYNEGDALTLTCQASSNTIQHTHLSFAWYLLKDVEEDAKPIISLDRDFTLSPGQGFEERYHAGHIRLDKTGEATYKLTMTQLEVSDRGKIFCQAQEWIQDPDRSWYTITQKDAEKTTLNVKAREVMPDTASLVVRISAQQTTLQEGQELSLSCNVDTANLEERLLTVAWLQGSVEVARIGPTGVRSVGPEYSGREREGELRAARIEDRHYRLILQPVRTEDQGEYFCQAWHRDKGQDGAFIQGAVQKSGPQRIIISATESGLSVEMQPLVNIIEGDRLKLTCKVHGVKGQLSVTWHHRSTTSTATALLRDVIGLSREGVSETEGEFLSRGVKATRPALDTFSLELDEVTPTDSGVYRCTVSEWKSNSKIYSQSQTTTVTVTPIDSSVSVRLISRKSSVTVGENVELLCRVKGPRVPVTLIWSLRRDASTVDNILTLYYDGGISWSGDQQRYQVKVENKPNEVLHYLLINGASHREAGMYQCRASVFVKNVHKKLPESNQVAVMVQNPVSKLILTSPGTLTSDINGDIEIKCSLRADPLTFPRYAVTWLRHHQAENKTIISSNREALITFGTQVEPSSRQRISMRRTEGPSFELTVRQAQLSDDGSYICEVVEWLQDPRGNWFQLSPVSQITEVKVVEPANDLQLDVKEHQQFITTEGDEVVLQCHIISGALSPSFFYKVAWLYSGNGSPSTNVPLVELDHNGLLRYPENQALVGLQGRLHLYRPTQSSFYLKIQRAHEADSGTFQCQVDQYQLDRDGHWQQKASDKAGPITLAVNVVEKNLFIVMDEVEQNVSRSQHFTVPCHISNQSSSESKFQVTWLWQRDSETEQRPIFTAYRNATLQDRFDNGDQLRFGHRLPNQFSLTVTKPAPENSGRYSCEVEEWLLSLSRGWRKVAVEKSGYMTVHVFPGGQSEPQFSSTWIEIFVPLVICLLLVIFLLVLKICMNKVSGGKKPGQSLWLEDHPLNTKPSADE